The following are encoded in a window of Cervus canadensis isolate Bull #8, Minnesota chromosome 11, ASM1932006v1, whole genome shotgun sequence genomic DNA:
- the LOC122449373 gene encoding olfactory receptor 5B21-like encodes MTPGELALAAGNYTPVTHFILLGFSNDSDLQKLLFGGFLLIYAMTVVGNLGMMALVLTDSHLHSPMYFFLSILSFLDVCYSSVVTPKLLVNLLASDRSISFKGCVVQMTFFVMHATAESFLLASMAYDRCTAICRPLHYGSVMTRGTCLQLVAASYAFGGANSALETGNVFALPFCGPNQVPHYFCDIQPLLRLACANTAVARVILYVFSALVTYLPAALILTSCSLVLLAIGRMRSAAGKEKALSTCASHFLAIAIFYSTVIFTYVQPHGSTDDTSGQVVSVCYTIITPMLNPFIYSLRNKEVKEALQRKLLLNPARLFVGKRKA; translated from the coding sequence ATGACGCCTGGAGAACTAGCCCTTGCCGCTGGAAACTACACCCCCGTCACCCACTTCATCTTGCTGGGATTCTCCAATGACTCAGACCTCCAGAAGCTTCTTTTCGGAGGCTTCCTGCTCATCTATGCCATGACCGTGGTGGGCAACCTGGGGATGATGGCGCTCGTCCTCACGGACTCCCACCTCCACAGtcccatgtacttctttctcagCATCCTCTCTTTCCTCGATGTCTGTTACTCCTCGGTGGTCACACCCAAGCTGCTGGTCAACCTCCTGGCCTCTGACAGGTCCATCTCCTTCAAGGGCTGCGTGGTCCAGATGACCTTCTTTGTGATGCACGCCACAGCTGAGAGCTTCCTGCTGGCTTCCATGGCCTACGACCGCTGCACGGCCATCTGCCGACCTCTCCACTACGGCTCTGTCATGACCAGGGGCACCTGTCTCCAGCTGGTGGCTGCTTCCTATGCTTTTGGTGGAGCTAATTCTGCTCTTGAGACTGGGAATGTCTTTGCCCTGCCTTTCTGTGGGCCCAACCAGGTACCACACTACTTCTGTGACATCCAACCCCTTCTCCGCCTGGCCTGTGCAAACACAGCCGTGGCAAGAGTGATCCTCTATGTCTTCTCTGCCCTGGTTACCTATCTGCCTGCTGCCCTCATCCTCACCTCCTGCAGCCTGGTCTTGCTGGCCATTGGGAGGATGCGCTCAGCAGCTGGGAAGGAGAAGGCCCTCTCCACGTGTGCCTCGCACTTCCTGGCCATTGCCATCTTCTACAGCACCGTGATTTTCACCTACGTCCAGCCCCATGGATCCACCGATGATACCAGCGGCCAGGTAGTGTCTGTCTGTTACACCATCATAACCCCCATGCTCaaccccttcatctacagccTCCGCAACAAGGAGGTGAAGGAGGCCCTGCAGAGGAAGCTCCTGCTAAACCCCGCGAGGCTGTTTGTTGGCAAGAGGAAGGCATAG